One region of Corvus moneduloides isolate bCorMon1 chromosome 1, bCorMon1.pri, whole genome shotgun sequence genomic DNA includes:
- the LOC116451728 gene encoding zinc finger protein 541-like isoform X7 has translation MAELRARLAALERRMERAEAALRDRPLAALRLHGVPVLFEDVAVRFSRQEWASLDEGQRELYRSVMEGNYEMLVSLYCALSKPELLLQLEREELSTPPESEPEAAEVSPELAVELARQNCTSDEALLETETLERGCREPEESGNVAEDSGNVVEESKNLVEKSRSPVEMSGNLAEESWDLIVKSENPVEESRNLAKENGRPAEESGNLAKESGNLVEESKNLVEEGRSPVVPENCSTPPVPLEAAAVPADLGQPTPSLPCPLSVHCQEPVGQNCSPPAAVDAEAGIPMEVPQEEIAAEKPSMPKTPAKGPEENKGLEEEAVKDSGNTGQDLVADIPKEPGKEVTPDVCRMMEQADPSPGELEKESCVGRSAACQRNATRRQYYSCPICRKTFLLKINLLIHQRGHTNWVPYVCVHCNRKFMSKKKIRRHLRAWAANGTCVPSELEVCPSQVPCPASHPQTWAANGTCQASKPEECPSRTPCPASQPQTWADNSTCQPSDAKACPSQGPCPASQCPTSQPQTWAPNGTCQPSDAKMCPSQGPLPTSQPQTWAANGTCQPLDAKAHPSQGPLPTSQPQTWAPNGTCQPLDAKAHPSQGPLPTSQPQTWAPNGTCQPLDAKAHPSQGPLPISQPQTWAANGTCQPLDAKAHPSQGPLPISQPQTWAANGTCQPLDAKAHPNQGPLPTSQPQTWVTNGTCQPSDVKAHPSQRPRPTSQPQNWAPSGTCQPLDVKAHPSQGPCPTSQPQTWAANGTCQPSDAKAHPSQGSCPTSQPQTWATNGTCQPSDAKAHPSQGPCPTSQPQTWAPSGTCQASDAKAHPSQGPCPTSQPQTWATNGTCQPSDVKAHPSQGPHPMSQPQTWAPSGTCQPLDAKAHPSQGSRPTSQPQTWAPNGTCQPSKPDECPSQGPCPTSQPQTWAPSGTCQPSKPDECPSQPLCPSSQPQAPSRDCSAVWQEPGPARCSLAPGKMMYTCNECMENFSSQGFLTVHQRRHSVHHLILCPCCNRSFTWVSDFVRQHWAHMGVRPHQCGICQKTFKRFSHLKAHQRIHGRQERPFTCANRVPITEAPAAGDGVGSQDVTPQG, from the exons ATGGCGGAGCTGCGGGCGCGCCTCGCGGCGCTGGAGCGGCGGATGGAGCGGGCGGAGGCGGCGCTGCGGGACCGGCCCCTCGCGGCCCTGCGGCTCCACGGG GTCCCGGTGCTGTTCGAGGATGTGGCAGTGCGGTTCAGCCGGCAGGAGTGGGCGAGCCTGGACGAGGGACAGAGGGAGCTGTACCGGAGCGTCATGGAAGGCAACTACGAGATGCTGGTGTCCCTGT ACTGTGCCCTGTCCAAGCCTGAACTGTTATTACAACTGGAAAGAGAGGAGCTGAGCACGCCGCCGGAATCGgagccagaggcagcagaggtgtccccagagctggctgTAG AGCTGGCCCGACAGAACTGCACCAGCGATGAGGCGCTGCTGGAGACAGAGACATtggagaggggctgcagggagccgGAGGAAAGTGGGAATGTGGCAGAGGACAGTGGGAATGTGGTAGAGGAAAGCAAGAACCTGgtggagaaaagcaggagcCCAGTGGAGATGAGTGGGAACCTGGCAGAGGAAAGCTGGGATCTGATAGTGAAAAGTGAGAACCCGGTGGAGGAAAGCAGGAATCTGGCAAAAGAAAACGGGAGGCCAGCAGAGGAAAGTGGGAACCTGGCAAAGGAAAGCGGAAACCTGGTGGAGGAAAGCAAGAACCTGgtggaggaaggcaggagcccagTGGTCCCGGAGAACTGCAGCACAC CACCCGTCcctctggaagctgctgctgtcccgGCGGATCTCGGCCAGCCGACCCcgtcccttccctgccctctttCCGTGCACTGCCAGGAACCAGTGGGTCAGAACTGTTCTCCCCCTGCAGCAG TAGATGCTGAGGCGGGGATCCCAATGGAGGTGCCGCAGGAGGAGATTGCTGCAGAGAAGCCATCAATGCCCAAAACACCCGCTAAGGGTCCGGAAGAGAACAAAGGTCTGGAAGAGGAGGCTGTGAAAGATTCAGGGAATACTGGCCAAGATCTGGTGGCCGACATTCCCAAAGAACCAGGAAAGGAGGTGACACCAGATGTCTGCAGAATGATGGAACAGGCAGATCCCAGCCCaggggagctggagaaggagtcCTGCGTGGGCCGGTCAGCGGCCTGCCAGCGAAATGCCACCCGGCGGCAATATTACTCCTGCCCCATCTGCAGGAAAACCTTCCTGCTGAAGATCAACCTCCTGATCCACCAGCGTGGCCACACCAACTGGGTGCCCTACGTCTGCGTCCACTGCAACCGCAAGTTCATGTCCAAGAAGAAAATCAGGCGGCACCTCCGTGCCTGGGCAGCCAACGGGACGTGCGTGCCCTCGGAGCTGGAGGTGTGTCCCAGCCAGGTGCCGTGCCCGGCATCCCATCCCCAGACCTGGGCAGCCAACGGGACGTGCCAGGCCTCAAAGCCAGAGGAGTGTCCCAGTAGGACACCGTGCCCAGCatcccagccccaaacctgGGCAGATAACAGCACCTGTCAGCCCTCGGATGCGAAGGCCTGCCCCAGCCAGGGGCCATGCCCGGCATCCCAGtgcccaacatcccagccccaaacctgGGCACCCAATGGCACCTGCCAGCCCTCGGACGCGAAGATGTGTCCCAGCCAGGGGCCACTTCCAACatcccagccccaaacctgGGCAGCCAATGGCACCTGCCAGCCCTTGGATGCGAAGGCACATCCCAGCCAGGGGCCACTTCCAACatcccagccccaaacctgGGCACCCAATGGCACCTGCCAGCCCTTGGATGCGAAGGCACATCCCAGCCAGGGGCCACTTCCAACatcccagccccaaacctgGGCACCCAATGGCACCTGCCAGCCCTTGGATGCGAAGGCACATCCCAGCCAGGGGCCACTTCCAATatcccagccccaaacctgGGCAGCCAATGGCACCTGCCAGCCCTTGGATGCGAAGGCACATCCCAGCCAGGGGCCACTTCCAATatcccagccccaaacctgGGCAGCCAACGGGACCTGCCAGCCCTTGGATGCGAAGGCACATCCCAACCAGGGGCCACTTCCAACatcccagccccaaacctgGGTAACCAATGGGACCTGCCAGCCCTCGGATGTGAAGGCACATCCCAGCCAGAGGCCACGTCCAACATCCCAGCCCCAAAACTGGGCACCCAGTGGGACCTGCCAGCCCTTGGATGTGAAGGCACATCCCAGCCAGGGGCCAtgcccaacatcccagccccaAACATGGGCAGCCAACGGGACTTGCCAGCCCTCGGATGCAAAGGCACATCCCAGCCAGGGATCGtgcccaacatcccagccccaAACATGGGCAACCAACGGGACCTGCCAGCCCTCGGATGCAAAGGCACATCCCAGCCAGGGGCCAtgcccaacatcccagccccaaacctgGGCACCCAGTGGGACCTGCCAGGCCTCGGATGCAAAGGCACATCCCAGCCAGGGGCCAtgcccaacatcccagccccaaacctgGGCAACCAACGGGACCTGCCAGCCTTCAGATGTGAAAGCACATCCCAGCCAGGGGCCACATCCAATGTCCCAGCCCCAAACCTGGGCACCCAGTGGCACCTGCCAGCCCTTGGATGCGAAG GCACATCCCAGCCAGGGGTCACGTCCAACatcccagccccaaacctgGGCACCCAATGGGACCTGCCAGCCCTCGAAGCCAGACGAGTGTCCCAGCCAGGGGCCAtgcccaacatcccagccccaaacctgGGCACCCAGTGGGACCTGCCAGCCCTCGAAGCCAGACGAGTGTCCCAGCCAGCCCCTGTGCCCGTCCTCCCAGCCGCAAGCCCCGAGCAGGGACTGCAGCGCAGTGTGGCAGGAGCCCGGCCCTGCCAGGTGCTCGCTGGCACCTGGGAAAATGATGTACACGTGCAACGAGTGCATGGAAAACTTCTCCAGCCAGGGCTTCCTGACCGTGCACCAGCGCCGGCACTCCGTCCACCACCTCatcctgtgtccctgctgcaaCCGCAGCTTCACCTGGGTCTCGGACTTTGTCCGGCAGCACTGGGCGCACATGGGCGTCCGGCCCCACCAGTGTGGCATCTGCCAGAAGACCTTCAAGAGGTTCTCCCACCTCAAGGCGCACCAGAGGATCCACGGGCGGCAGGAGCGGCCCTTCACCTGTGCCAACCGCGTGCCCATCACGGAggcacctgcagcaggagacGGGGTGGGAAGCCAGGATGTGACCCCCCAGGGATGA